One part of the Rutidosis leptorrhynchoides isolate AG116_Rl617_1_P2 chromosome 1, CSIRO_AGI_Rlap_v1, whole genome shotgun sequence genome encodes these proteins:
- the LOC139899757 gene encoding uncharacterized protein, producing MDRSSIPSRIGAFVPTKMKETAKGYLGKTINKFVIVGLMHKGILPSLEQKSLRTRNLANLLSALLPLCRRLVLNSFDFQPVGILLFLLLLITGKINSSHTHGYLRSCPISLGAGRSRGSRDTRVRIRVGSWNVGTLTSKARELVNTLRKSKVDILCVQETRWRGEEAVDVDDYRLWFSGSRVARNGVGILIGPLYKDNIVGVDRCSDRIMSVRVVIQEETYMVICAYAPHAGLGDDEKVRFWEALDEVVRSCPADHRLVIGGDLNGHIGTISDGYTGVHGGFGYGVRNEEGRSILEFAVAHELVVANSFFRKTEAQLATFHSGGHSTQIDYLLLRKGDLRACRDCRALTTWTCSTQHRLLVMDLVLQRRVTKRVRPVQPRILWKNLIEGKAETFKTSVLERVEAGMDTVTQVDADQMWNRMASAIRDVAKETLGVAVGTSRGHKSNRESWWISDEVQTKVALKQQRFKELITCRDGTREDRTRAEERYKEANREAKKAVARAKDKAYEDLYRKLDSKEGANDIYRIAKARERRRRDIDNIKFIKDEAGQTLVKEEEIRKRWEGYFSTLFVGEGPGRQKVPQDLGIGQFRNNSFCRRIRKEEDACGKHRVFPDRSRLAPGIGP from the exons GGATTAATgcacaag GGAATATTACCGAGCTTGGAGCAAAAGTCCTTGCGAACCAGAAACCTCGCTAATTTGCTTTCTGCTCTGCTACCTCTGTGCCGCCG GTTAGTGTTAAATAGCTTTGATTTTCAACCTGTAGGAATCCTGTTATTCCTGTTACTACTTATTAcg GGTAAGATTAACTCGTCACATACGCATGGTTACTTGAGGTCATGTCCTATTAGTTTAGGGGCGGGTAGGTCTAGAGGGAGTAGAGATACTCGCGTTAGGATTAGAGTAGGTAGTTGGAATGTAGGAACTTTGACTAGCAAAGCCCGTGAACTTGTAAATACGCTACGTAAGAGTAAAGTGGACATATTGTGTGTTCAAGAGACCAGATGGAGGGGTGAAGAGGCGGTTGACGTGGACGACTACAGGTTGTGGTTCTCGGGTTCTAGAGTAGCTAGAAACGGGGTAGGGATCCTTATAGGACCCCTTTATAAGGATAATATTGTGGGTGTGGATAGGTgtagcgataggattatgtcggttagggTAGTTATCCAGGAGGAGACTTACATGGTCATTTGCGCTTACGCACCCCATGCTGGTTTAGGAGATGATGAAAAAGTTCGCTTTTGGGAAGCGTTAGATGAAGTTGTGAGGAGTTGCCCCGCCGACCATCGATTGGTTATTGGGGGAGACCTTAATGGTCATATAGGAACGATCTCGGACGGATATACGGGTGTCCATGGGGGCTTTGGGTACGGAGTTCGGAATGAAGAAGGACGATCTATTCTCGAATTCGCTGTTGCCCACGAACTGGTTGTTGCAAACTCCTTCTTTAGGAAGACGGAAGCACAACTAGCTACTTTCCACAGTGGGGGACATAGTACCCAGATTGACTATTTGCTGCTTCGCAAAGGGGACCTTAGAGCTTGCAGAGACTGTAGAGCCCTGACTACCTGGACTTGTTCCACCCAACACAGATTATTGGTCATGGACTTGGTTCTGCAGAGGCGGGTTACTAAAAGAGTGAGACCCGTCCAACCTAGGATCCTTTGGAAGAATCTGATTGAAGGGAAAGCCGAAACTTTTAAAACTTCAGTGTTGGAAAGAGTAGAGGCAGGAATGGATACCGTTACTCAAGTGGACGCAGATCAGATGTGGAATAGGATGGCATCTGCTATTAGGGATGTTGCCAAGGAAACCTTAGGTGTGGCAGTAGGGACATCGAGAGGACATAAGTCTAATAGAGAATCATGGTGGATTAGTGATGAGGTTCAAACCAAAGTCGCACTTAAGCAACAGAGGTTTAAGGAGCTCATTACATGCCGGGACGGGACACGTGAAGATAGAACTAGGGCAGAAGAGAGGTATAAAGAAGCCAACAGAGAAGCTAAGAAGGCCGTTGCCCGTGCAAAAGATAAAGCGTATGAAGACTTGTATAGGAAACTAGACTCCAAAGAAGGAGCAAATGATATTTACAGGATTGCAAAAGCTAGGGAGCGTAGGAGGAGGGATatagataacatcaagtttatcaaggATGAAGCCGGTCAAACCTTAGTGAAGGAAGAagaaattaggaaaagatgggaagggtaTTTCTCAACTCTTTTCGTGGGTGAAGGACCTGGGCGCCAAAAAGTTCCGCAGGACTTGGGAATAGGACAATTCCGGAACAACAGTTTCTGTAGGAGAATCAGGAAGGAAGAA GACGCCTGTGGGAAACACAGAGTATTTCCCGATAGAAGTAGGCTTGcaccagggatcggcccttag